The genomic DNA aggcagagccttcagctttcaggcgcctcttctgtggaaccagcttccagcttggattcgggagacagacaccctctctatttttaagattaggcttaaaactttcctttatgataaagcttatagttagggctggatcaggtgaccctgaaccatcccttagttatgctgctataggcctagtctgctggggggttcacataatgcactgtttctcattcaccttatttactttgtttatactccactctgcatttaatcattaattgatattaatctctggctctcttccacagcatgtctttctctcccctcagcccaaccggtcgcggcagatgactgcccctccctgagcctggttctgctggaggtttcttcctgttaaaagggagtttttcctttccactgtcgccaagtgcttgctcatagggggtcgttttgactgttgggttttctctgtattattgtagggtatttacccacaatacaaagcgccttgaggcgacagtttgttgtgatttggcgctatataaataaaattgaattgaattgaattgaattgaattgaattgaattgaattgaattaagaaataccaccacgtgttcccatttcaaacataaaaacaacagtatcatatgcacataaaacaacttatagaaaatatacaaacagaagatatgataatttataataaacagaatggaatttataccataactccaacatttcccccctgtttatcataacttcactggcattttttttccacgCCACACCACTtgcttgcacattttcagtgtgggtttcattcattgccaaatatatacatatttacaaaatatccTCAGGCATTTCAGCATCTTGGTCgaccatctgaagctgcaaatatgacACAACATAACCGGTAAAAATCTTTGTTATCATGGATCTGATGCAGGGCAGAATACacattgtaaacacacaaatcaacactaacacacacaaaacaggagtCAGGCATTTCAACAATACCTGCCACCAAGTTCCCGCATTTAGCCAGGAAAACCAATCACTCTGGCTTTCCTGAGTGTGCTGTTGTACATATTTCTgtaattcagtcagtctgtcgagTGCCTCCCTTATGGCTCCACCAGCATCATCTTCATCTGGGATGTAAGTACAACATGTCTTACCAATAATCTTACACACGCCACCCTGGGACGCTGTCAAAAGATCTAATACTATCCTGTTTTGCATCACCATTGCTCTGAGTGaacttaactcttttaaagttccTTGTCCTAGAGCTATAGTTGTATTTACCAGACGTAATAGTGCATAGCgatttatttccacttggtCACGCACAAATCCCAGTCCAATTCCTGGAAAGATAGACTGGGCAATCTTCGCTCCGACTCCCCAGATCCGGAGCTCCTCTGGGACTTCTGAATGGCTCGTGAGCCACTCTCCAACCTGTTGCTTCGTCTTGTGATGTGTATGACTGGCCTGGtactgcatgaaaaagacaTGATCTGACACATATGCAACACTACACAGGCCTCCCCAATCTGGGGGAAGGGACACGTACgctttgtgaccacagatgaAATACCAATCCGCTAACACTCTTGTTCCCTTGGGTCCTGGTGCTACTCGTGAGCACTGACTCAGCTCTCCAGTgtccatctgtattctgtaggcCAGGTCAGACTGACATTCCTTCCTCCGTACAGTTAGATTATTATAACAAGCAATATTTTTGAGGCAGGTCAGGCATTGTCTCTCATCTGTTGGTGGACAGTACGAATAGGTAGCATTACAGAGAGTGGCTGGTAATCTACCCACCTTGATGGTTCCATTTGCTATAACACATGCTGGAAAagctttctctggcaaatgagTCAACATCAGTACCTCAGGAAGGGGGTTAGCTAACTGGGGCCAAGTGAGCAAATCTGTTAACATAGAACAGTTTCTATTAATGGGAGAACTCATCCCCTTTACGTTAAGAATTGAGGTAAAATTTGCTTCACTCCATTTAGCTCTTCTCCCTGGATGTGTAGCCAACCCATAGAGACACCATGAGTGCTCCCAGCTAACATTGTAAGGCCTCAGTCCAGTATTGTGTCCTGCCACtggcatatgtgcacacacataacaaTTTGTCCAATTATTAACATGAGCTGTGACGTTCATTAACTGCCACCATTCATTGGTTGCATATTCATGTGGGTACTGGGTGTAATTTAATGAAGATGTTCCTCCTAAAATTAGCAGTGTGCTCACGCTGAAAATAATTATGAGGCTGCAGAAGGGCGCCATTCTAAAGGAGTAGGGATCAGTTGTTGTCTTCACTGGGTTGAGACGAAAAAACCACTATAAGGAATTTCCCCCTTTGTAACCAGACTTCCACCTTTACTCCGAAGTAAGTGGCtccaccttcttgcagtgactcAGATGAATCCACGTAGATCTTTCAgcgattttcactgctgttggtgTGGTCAGTAGAACTTGATATGGACCGTCCCACCTCGGGTTTGACCAGCACTTCCGTTTGATGACCTTGACCAGCACCCAGTCTCCTGGCTGTATCAGTGGCACctgtgaagagaaagaagatgctTCTGGCAGTTTACTAGCATCAATTACTTGTTTACTTTGTAAAAATTTCCTCATCCAGTCACTCAAATCACAGCTCTCTTCTGCCTTTTCTTCCTCCGTATATACAGGCAGCCTGAATGGTCTGCCATATAATATTTCATACGGAGTAAGTCCTAATTCTGATGGTGTTAtgcgcatgtacattttcactaGGTGTATACAGTCCACCCAAGGGCTCCCCGTTTCTGCCATGCTTTTCCTCAACCTATTTTTTATCGTCCCATTTGTTCTTTCCACTAACCCTGCACTCTGCGGGTGGTATGCACAATGGttcttcagaatcagaatcagaatcagaaggttttattgccatatgggtgaacaggttcacagcattaggaaattgctgcggtacttcgtgcttacagaaaaaaacaaataagtataaaaactataagacaatatacaagtatacaaattgcaaatatacagagatattagagctataactatagcacaatattacaaaattacaaaatatacagtgcagagactaattaaaagataaaagaatgtagactatattccactaatatgtacatcagtgcagtcagacaggtgcatagacatagggtcatcagcgtttgtggagggtggtggtaacagtcttagggtaattgttcatgagtccaacagcagaggggaagaaactgttcttatggcgggaggttctggtccgtatggaccgtagcctcctgcctgaggggagagggtcaaaaagtctgtgcccagggtgagagtggtcggctgtgatccgacctgcacgccccagtgtcctggaggtgtacaggtcctggagagatgggaggttacagccaatcaccttctcagcagagtgcacaacgcgctgtagtctctgtttgtccctagtggtggctccagcgtaccacacagtgatggaggaggtgaggatggactcaatgatggcagtatagaactgcaccatggtccttgctggcaagttgaatttcttcaaatgccgcaggaagtacatcctctgctgggcctttttgacaacagaggtgatggtgggctcccacttgaggtcctgggtgatggtagttcccaggaagcgaaaagagtccactgtggtgatgggggtgtcagtcaggatgatggagggtagaggggctgtgtgcttcctaaagtccactataatctccactgtcttctgggcattcagtaccaggttattgtggctgcaccaggacaccagacgtttgacctccatcctgtaggccgactcgtccccatctgagatgagtccgatgagagtcatgtcgtctgcaaacttaataagcttgacagactggtggtcagaggtgcagcagttggtatacagggagaagagcagaggagagaggacacagccctgaggagtgccagtgctgatggtccgggagtccgagacattcttccccagcctcacgtgctgcttcctgttcatcaggaagtcaatgatccacctgcagatgggatctggcacgttcatctgggacagcttgtcatggaggagatcagggatgatggtgttgaaggcagagctgaagtccacaaacaggatcctggcgtaggttccctgggagtccagatgctgtaggatgaagtgcagagtcaggttgatggtgtcgtccacagacctgttggctctgtaggcaaactgcagggggtccagaaggggggctgtgagggacttgaggtg from Archocentrus centrarchus isolate MPI-CPG fArcCen1 chromosome 2, fArcCen1, whole genome shotgun sequence includes the following:
- the LOC115791494 gene encoding uncharacterized protein LOC115791494, yielding MAPFCSLIIIFSVSTLLILGGTSSLNYTQYPHEYATNEWWQLMNVTAHVNNWTNCYVCAHMPVAGHNTGLRPYNVSWEHSWCLYGLATHPGRRAKWSEANFTSILNVKGMSSPINRNCSMLTDLLTWPQLANPLPEVLMLTHLPEKAFPACVIANGTIKVGRLPATLCNATYSYCPPTDERQCLTCLKNIACYNNLTVRRKECQSDLAYRIQMDTGELSQCSRVAPGPKGTRVLADWYFICGHKAYVSLPPDWGGLCSVAYVSDHVFFMQYQASHTHHKTKQQVGEWLTSHSEVPEELRIWGVGAKIAQSIFPGIGLGFVRDQVEINRYALLRLMKMMLVEP